A portion of the Celeribacter indicus genome contains these proteins:
- a CDS encoding helix-turn-helix domain-containing protein: protein MALINQNNNRRERTMFGQRLRLARKRAGLSMQALADRVTPSVSAQAISKYEADKMMPSSSVLVGLGKALGVSLDFLVGGQVEALESVEWRKNSTASAQDRAMAEAIVIEKLEDYLAIEDILDLHPAEDPFAALRVDMVADEEAIDAKARDVRREWKLGIDPIPSMTALLEDKGLKVIEADLPERINGLACHVERAEGAPTEVIVVSRHTNVERKRFNLAHELAHRIIIETGNVALKKEPSMHRFAGAFLIPREHLEEEAGRNRHGMTWIEIMRLKRTYGVSAAAMLVRLGQVGILSKSAVEYAFKTYARSWRREEPEPIGPGEGFAAFEKPQRFERLVWRALGEELISPVRAAQMLGLPLSVVERDIRGPRDQ, encoded by the coding sequence ATGGCGCTTATCAACCAAAACAACAACCGCCGGGAGAGGACCATGTTCGGACAAAGGCTCAGGCTTGCCCGCAAGCGGGCTGGCCTATCCATGCAAGCTCTCGCCGACCGCGTGACCCCAAGCGTGTCGGCGCAGGCCATCAGCAAATACGAAGCGGACAAGATGATGCCGTCCTCGTCGGTGTTGGTCGGCCTCGGAAAGGCGCTCGGCGTGTCGCTGGATTTTCTTGTCGGTGGCCAGGTCGAAGCTCTGGAAAGCGTCGAGTGGCGGAAGAACTCGACTGCCTCGGCGCAGGATCGCGCGATGGCGGAAGCCATCGTGATCGAGAAGCTCGAAGACTATCTCGCCATCGAGGACATCCTCGACCTGCATCCGGCTGAAGACCCGTTCGCCGCGCTGCGCGTGGACATGGTAGCCGATGAAGAGGCCATCGACGCCAAAGCGCGGGACGTGCGGCGCGAGTGGAAGCTCGGGATCGACCCCATCCCAAGCATGACCGCCCTGCTCGAAGACAAGGGGCTCAAGGTCATCGAGGCCGATCTACCTGAGCGCATCAACGGGCTGGCTTGTCATGTTGAGCGGGCGGAAGGTGCACCGACTGAGGTGATCGTCGTCTCGCGGCACACCAACGTCGAGCGCAAGCGCTTCAACCTCGCCCATGAGCTCGCGCATCGGATCATCATCGAGACCGGCAATGTCGCGCTGAAAAAGGAGCCGTCCATGCACCGCTTCGCGGGGGCGTTTCTTATCCCGCGCGAGCATCTGGAAGAGGAAGCTGGCCGGAACCGGCACGGCATGACCTGGATAGAGATCATGCGGCTCAAGCGCACCTACGGAGTCTCTGCCGCCGCGATGCTCGTGCGGCTCGGCCAAGTGGGCATTCTGTCGAAGAGCGCTGTGGAATATGCGTTCAAGACCTATGCGCGAAGCTGGCGGCGCGAAGAGCCGGAGCCTATCGGTCCCGGTGAGGGTTTCGCGGCCTTCGAGAAGCCGCAACGCTTCGAGCGCCTCGTTTGGCGCGCGCTCGGCGAGGAGTTGATTTCGCCTGTTCGCGCTGCCCAGATGCTCGGGCTCCCTTTGAGCGTTGTCGAACGTGACATCAGGGGGCCGCGTGACCAGTGA
- a CDS encoding DUF2188 domain-containing protein — MSKKNQHVVPHQGGWAVKGAGNSRASSVHGTQREAIAAARESAMRQGSEMLIHGENGRIRERNTYGNDPFPPKG; from the coding sequence ATGTCTAAGAAAAATCAGCATGTTGTGCCGCATCAGGGCGGTTGGGCAGTGAAGGGGGCGGGCAACTCCCGCGCGTCTTCCGTCCATGGCACGCAGCGCGAGGCCATCGCGGCCGCGCGAGAATCCGCCATGCGCCAGGGCAGCGAGATGCTGATCCACGGCGAGAACGGTCGCATCCGCGAGCGTAACACCTACGGCAACGATCCCTTCCCTCCGAAGGGCTAA
- a CDS encoding type II toxin-antitoxin system ParD family antitoxin produces MPNVHLTEPMQKYVQAQIESGAYANLSEVVRAGVRMLMEKDGARQFYSLKADLEEAASLAENGDFAEFDAHAFEPDAFDR; encoded by the coding sequence ATGCCAAACGTCCACCTGACCGAACCGATGCAGAAATATGTGCAGGCGCAGATCGAGTCCGGCGCCTACGCCAATCTGAGCGAAGTCGTGCGCGCCGGCGTAAGGATGCTGATGGAGAAGGATGGCGCCCGGCAGTTCTATTCCCTCAAGGCCGACCTAGAGGAAGCAGCCTCCCTGGCCGAAAATGGGGATTTCGCCGAGTTCGATGCTCATGCCTTCGAACCGGATGCGTTTGATCGCTGA
- a CDS encoding type II toxin-antitoxin system RelE/ParE family toxin, translated as MTIRLSGRARADLEEIRAYTVETWGRDQWLVYYRQLVNAFEQITGDPDRGRDRSLFVPGMRSVNCQRHVIFYKRLDAADGAAVILRIVHQRRNMPALVYYEGLDGG; from the coding sequence ATGACTATTCGGCTTTCCGGTCGGGCCAGGGCCGACCTTGAAGAGATCCGTGCCTACACCGTCGAAACTTGGGGTAGGGATCAATGGCTCGTCTATTACCGCCAGTTGGTTAACGCCTTCGAGCAGATCACCGGGGATCCCGACCGGGGTCGGGACAGGAGTCTCTTCGTTCCGGGGATGCGGTCCGTCAACTGCCAACGTCACGTGATCTTCTACAAGCGGCTAGATGCCGCGGATGGGGCGGCAGTCATCCTGCGCATCGTGCACCAGCGCCGCAACATGCCCGCGCTCGTCTACTACGAGGGTCTCGACGGCGGTTAA
- a CDS encoding APC family permease, whose translation MNSDYKAGSISLWDAVAMGTGVMIGAGILALTGQIAELAGPTFPLVFIVGAIVTAFSAYTYIRMSNAYPSAGGIGMILQKAYGPTAVAAAAALLMALSMVINESLVARTFANYLLRGLGIAPDGLLVPAIGVALIIAAYVVNISGNRSVGWISQLLAVLKVGGITLFGISALWAGGFTFGTTGDGTASQGLSGFVGATALAILAFKGFTTITNSGAEIVDPHRNIGRAIIISLAVCVVVYLLVAFAVGSSLPLGKIVEAKDYALAEAAAPSLGETGFYLTVALALIATASGVIASIFAVSRMLAMLTEMKLIPHSHFGMSGGVRDHTLIYTVVIASLLTILFDVSRIASMGAFFYLVMDMVIHWGVYRNLRAELSAHGWIMLTAIGLDAIVLVVFASLKWQSDPMIVVVAFAIMACVLIFEHWFLQRTKTEPHQHDHNGN comes from the coding sequence ATGAATAGCGACTATAAAGCGGGCAGCATTTCTCTTTGGGATGCCGTCGCCATGGGGACTGGTGTCATGATTGGCGCCGGAATTCTGGCACTCACAGGCCAAATTGCGGAACTGGCCGGCCCTACCTTTCCACTTGTGTTCATCGTTGGAGCCATCGTTACAGCCTTCAGCGCTTACACTTACATAAGAATGTCCAATGCCTACCCGTCAGCTGGCGGAATTGGAATGATCCTGCAAAAGGCCTATGGACCAACCGCCGTAGCCGCTGCAGCGGCTTTGCTTATGGCTCTGTCAATGGTCATTAACGAAAGCCTAGTCGCACGGACCTTCGCAAACTATTTGCTCCGTGGACTGGGCATTGCACCAGATGGCTTACTGGTTCCGGCAATAGGCGTTGCTCTCATTATCGCAGCCTATGTCGTCAACATCTCGGGCAACCGCTCTGTAGGCTGGATTTCCCAATTGCTCGCCGTACTGAAAGTTGGCGGTATCACTCTGTTTGGGATCTCTGCGCTTTGGGCCGGCGGGTTTACTTTTGGCACAACAGGAGATGGAACAGCTTCACAGGGTCTCAGTGGATTTGTTGGTGCCACAGCGTTGGCAATTCTGGCATTCAAAGGGTTCACGACAATCACCAACAGCGGCGCCGAGATAGTGGACCCACACCGCAACATCGGACGCGCGATCATCATTTCATTGGCGGTCTGCGTAGTGGTGTATCTCTTGGTAGCATTTGCGGTGGGAAGCAGCTTGCCGCTTGGCAAGATCGTCGAAGCAAAAGACTATGCGCTCGCGGAAGCGGCAGCACCGTCCCTTGGGGAAACGGGCTTCTATCTGACCGTCGCGCTCGCTTTGATCGCAACTGCATCAGGCGTGATTGCCAGCATCTTTGCGGTATCTCGTATGTTGGCAATGCTGACAGAGATGAAATTGATCCCGCACAGTCATTTTGGGATGTCAGGCGGAGTCCGCGACCATACACTGATCTACACAGTAGTGATTGCGAGCCTGCTGACCATTCTCTTCGACGTTAGCCGAATAGCTTCTATGGGGGCCTTCTTTTACCTTGTAATGGATATGGTTATTCACTGGGGAGTGTACCGAAACCTTAGGGCCGAGCTTTCTGCGCATGGATGGATCATGTTGACTGCAATCGGTCTCGACGCGATCGTGCTTGTCGTATTCGCTTCACTAAAGTGGCAGAGCGATCCAATGATTGTAGTGGTCGCATTCGCGATCATGGCTTGTGTATTGATCTTTGAGCATTGGTTTCTTCAGCGCACAAAAACCGAGCCACATCAACATGATCACAATGGGAATTGA
- a CDS encoding TVP38/TMEM64 family protein has product MIVQAWGYGRLIGCLAIATVLSLAVFGLFSGTVSLSNLGVAFSQAEVQRHIENAGAVGPLAVIALMALAIVASPIPSAPIALAAGAAFGHYLGAAYVAIGSELGATIAFVIARKLGRSTVRRFLGKYSEFGLLGSQKALMLSVFASRLLPFVSFDAISYVAGLSQLHLWRFMLATFAGILPASFVLAHFGAVAMSGDWGTAEWITIGLGVVTALPFVFLTLKNRKQIDDE; this is encoded by the coding sequence ATGATCGTGCAAGCATGGGGATATGGTCGCCTGATTGGTTGTTTGGCGATAGCAACTGTTCTGTCTCTTGCAGTTTTCGGCCTTTTTTCGGGCACGGTTTCTCTGAGCAATCTTGGGGTCGCCTTTTCACAGGCTGAAGTGCAGCGCCATATTGAAAATGCCGGAGCCGTTGGCCCCCTCGCGGTTATTGCACTCATGGCCCTCGCGATTGTCGCAAGCCCCATACCGAGCGCACCAATCGCACTAGCCGCCGGGGCTGCATTTGGCCACTATCTCGGAGCCGCCTACGTAGCCATAGGCTCGGAGCTCGGTGCTACAATCGCATTTGTCATCGCGCGAAAACTCGGTCGAAGCACAGTTCGGCGTTTTTTGGGTAAATATTCAGAGTTCGGGCTGTTGGGGTCGCAAAAGGCTCTGATGTTATCAGTGTTTGCGTCCCGCCTGCTTCCATTCGTTTCTTTCGATGCAATCAGCTATGTTGCGGGCTTGAGCCAACTTCATCTATGGCGCTTCATGCTGGCAACTTTTGCCGGGATTTTGCCGGCGAGTTTTGTTCTTGCCCATTTTGGAGCTGTGGCCATGTCAGGGGATTGGGGAACGGCTGAATGGATCACGATAGGACTTGGGGTTGTGACAGCACTGCCTTTTGTCTTTTTGACCCTCAAAAATAGAAAGCAGATCGACGATGAATAG
- a CDS encoding multicopper oxidase family protein produces MTNRRAFIAGLAGLPFATGPLAAIAQESVRALAMPPLLDATRDRHFRLTAQKGKTDFTGLGGGETWGFNQSFLGPTLRLPAGASTQAQIDNTLSEKISVHWHGMLIPGEVDGGPHQTIEPGTTWSPELDLTQPPATLWYHSHVHGDTGRQVQRGLAGVIHVDDGRDDARGLPISYGVDDLTLVLQDRRFDRQGRIDYGLSMPDQMMGFMGNVILVNGQLGTQAVVPRGIVRLRLLNGSNARIYPLSFSDRREMHLIATDSGYLNQPVAIESLVIAPGERYEVLVDFSGGEAGTLVSSANPNQMMGGMMGGASTAGGSFVVLPFGVDVRLPARILEIPADLGGVLPDSEARSVNTRQITLDMPMGMGMMMRRSNDRFAINGQSFDMGRIDLSLSKGATEIWQVSSNMMMHPFHVHGVRFQVLAENGKKPSIQNSGWKDTVLVNGRVDILVSFEQTADRANPFMYHCHILEHEDGGMMAQFTVT; encoded by the coding sequence ATGACCAATCGTAGAGCCTTCATCGCCGGCTTGGCTGGCCTGCCGTTTGCCACAGGTCCGCTGGCGGCCATCGCACAGGAGAGTGTCAGGGCGTTGGCTATGCCACCATTGCTCGACGCAACCCGCGATCGGCATTTCCGTCTGACTGCCCAAAAGGGCAAGACCGATTTTACAGGACTGGGCGGCGGCGAAACCTGGGGGTTCAACCAATCCTTTTTGGGGCCTACACTACGTCTTCCCGCAGGAGCTTCGACGCAAGCACAGATCGACAATACGCTGTCAGAGAAAATCTCGGTGCACTGGCACGGTATGCTGATACCCGGCGAAGTTGACGGCGGCCCACACCAGACGATTGAACCGGGCACGACTTGGTCTCCCGAACTGGATCTGACACAACCACCCGCTACTCTTTGGTACCACTCGCACGTTCATGGCGACACCGGACGACAAGTTCAAAGGGGATTGGCCGGTGTGATCCACGTTGATGACGGTCGGGACGATGCTCGGGGTCTCCCGATCTCATACGGCGTCGATGATTTGACATTGGTTCTGCAAGACCGCCGGTTCGACCGGCAGGGCCGCATCGATTATGGCCTGTCTATGCCAGATCAGATGATGGGTTTCATGGGAAATGTCATTCTTGTTAACGGTCAGCTAGGCACCCAGGCTGTCGTCCCTCGCGGTATTGTCCGTTTGCGCTTGCTCAACGGCTCGAACGCGAGGATTTATCCCCTATCGTTTTCTGACCGTCGCGAGATGCACCTCATCGCGACGGACAGTGGCTATCTTAATCAACCTGTCGCAATTGAGTCCCTCGTGATCGCTCCCGGCGAACGATACGAAGTCCTCGTCGATTTTTCGGGAGGAGAGGCTGGCACGCTGGTATCCTCTGCAAATCCCAATCAGATGATGGGTGGGATGATGGGCGGCGCGAGCACTGCTGGGGGGAGCTTCGTAGTTCTACCCTTTGGTGTGGATGTGAGACTTCCTGCCCGCATTCTGGAAATACCCGCCGACTTGGGCGGCGTCCTGCCTGACAGTGAGGCCCGATCAGTCAATACACGTCAGATCACACTCGATATGCCAATGGGGATGGGCATGATGATGCGTAGGTCGAATGATCGGTTTGCGATCAATGGGCAGTCCTTCGACATGGGGAGGATAGACTTGTCTCTTTCGAAGGGGGCGACCGAGATTTGGCAAGTCTCCTCAAACATGATGATGCACCCGTTTCATGTTCATGGCGTGAGGTTTCAGGTGCTCGCCGAAAACGGAAAGAAACCAAGCATACAAAATTCTGGCTGGAAGGATACCGTGCTCGTAAATGGCCGTGTCGATATCCTGGTCAGCTTTGAGCAGACGGCAGATCGCGCCAATCCCTTCATGTATCACTGTCACATCCTTGAACACGAAGATGGAGGAATGATGGCGCAGTTCACGGTCACATGA
- a CDS encoding rhodanese-like domain-containing protein — protein MLSRRQTFGLFASSTLLAYSPAWADNHDVWALDTLHDALKSDLARLVDIRRPEEWQDTGVAEGAWPIDMTHPRFGERLFAARDLAAGRPVALICRTGHRSGLVMSKLREAKAAGFVDAVGGMLGAPGRSGWIEQGLPTVTREAALAALPSELA, from the coding sequence ATGCTGAGCCGCCGTCAAACTTTTGGCCTGTTCGCATCGAGCACCTTGCTTGCCTATTCGCCAGCTTGGGCTGACAACCATGACGTATGGGCGCTCGATACTCTCCATGATGCGCTGAAAAGCGATTTGGCAAGGCTTGTGGACATCCGCAGACCCGAGGAATGGCAAGATACCGGCGTCGCGGAGGGGGCGTGGCCAATCGACATGACCCATCCGCGGTTCGGGGAGCGCCTCTTCGCCGCCCGCGATCTTGCTGCGGGACGCCCGGTCGCCCTGATTTGTCGGACCGGCCATCGCTCAGGTCTCGTAATGAGCAAGTTGCGTGAAGCGAAAGCTGCCGGCTTTGTTGACGCCGTAGGCGGGATGCTTGGCGCCCCGGGGAGATCCGGCTGGATCGAGCAAGGTCTGCCGACAGTAACAAGAGAAGCCGCACTGGCCGCCCTCCCAAGTGAGCTAGCGTGA
- a CDS encoding DUF302 domain-containing protein produces the protein MSYTYNRHLPNTAIDDAEMRLREALKEKGFGVLTEIDVQATMKKKIDRDMDGYRILGACNPHMAWEAIGLEPRIGSMLPCNVILRTVENGTEISAVDPVASMAAVENEKLHEVAAQVRDMLRSAVDNA, from the coding sequence ATGAGTTATACCTACAACAGACATCTGCCCAATACGGCGATTGATGATGCGGAGATGCGCCTGCGCGAAGCCCTGAAAGAAAAGGGATTTGGTGTACTGACCGAAATCGACGTCCAGGCAACAATGAAGAAAAAGATTGACCGCGACATGGATGGATACCGCATTCTGGGTGCGTGCAACCCTCATATGGCATGGGAGGCCATTGGGCTGGAGCCCCGTATAGGATCGATGCTGCCTTGCAACGTGATCTTGCGGACGGTCGAAAACGGCACTGAAATCAGCGCTGTTGATCCTGTGGCTTCGATGGCCGCTGTCGAGAATGAGAAGCTGCACGAAGTCGCCGCGCAGGTGCGCGATATGCTGCGATCTGCGGTTGACAACGCATAA
- a CDS encoding EF-hand domain-containing protein, with product MVIHDENMWRVLHGALLKHWKSDGQVPFCRQLYQPLSIATDGYKSTGVRPYIQMFDAKLYEVKRRKGFKMSYSTKISTGLLVAVLTAGAALADDSHHQAAGAESVSPNVLAQPMAGTGGPGMLMGGGMMDPSQMAEHLQMMHGMMRMMMQMHSGMMSGNGSIMGPSTTGQGMFPMMGGNMMSMFDMDGNGAVSPEEAHEGLQSMLSDYDADGNGTLSIDEFASLHAKAMRETMVDRFQMLDADGDGQISQGEIVAPADNMAQGMTANPGMMTDQDN from the coding sequence ATGGTCATCCACGACGAGAATATGTGGCGCGTGTTGCATGGGGCCCTTCTAAAGCATTGGAAATCAGACGGTCAGGTTCCTTTTTGTCGCCAATTGTATCAGCCCCTGTCCATTGCGACAGACGGATACAAATCCACGGGTGTACGTCCTTACATTCAAATGTTTGATGCCAAGTTGTATGAGGTCAAAAGAAGGAAAGGCTTCAAAATGTCCTACTCAACAAAAATTTCTACCGGTCTTCTGGTTGCCGTTCTCACAGCAGGTGCTGCGCTCGCCGATGACAGCCATCACCAAGCTGCGGGCGCTGAAAGCGTCTCTCCCAATGTACTTGCTCAACCGATGGCAGGGACGGGCGGGCCCGGAATGCTGATGGGTGGCGGCATGATGGATCCCAGTCAGATGGCCGAGCATCTTCAGATGATGCACGGCATGATGCGCATGATGATGCAAATGCATTCGGGCATGATGAGCGGAAACGGCAGCATCATGGGACCAAGCACAACCGGTCAAGGTATGTTCCCGATGATGGGGGGCAACATGATGTCAATGTTCGATATGGATGGAAACGGCGCAGTGTCTCCCGAAGAGGCGCATGAGGGCCTTCAGTCGATGCTGTCGGACTATGACGCCGACGGTAACGGCACGCTCTCGATTGACGAATTCGCGTCGCTTCACGCCAAGGCGATGCGCGAGACCATGGTCGATCGTTTCCAGATGCTCGATGCTGATGGCGACGGCCAGATTTCTCAAGGCGAAATAGTCGCCCCTGCCGACAACATGGCACAGGGTATGACAGCAAATCCCGGAATGATGACGGACCAAGACAACTGA
- a CDS encoding response regulator: MQHAPHILVVDDHEQIRKSVTRYLEKNGMRATAAKDAAEMDAKLAVGSFDLLVLDIMMPGEDGLSVCQRLSSEGRLPIIMLTALGEDADRIVGLEIGADDYLPKPFNPRELLARIKAVLRRSEHKEAFTGSLSGRKVRFAHLTLDVDRQVLLDDAGQETALTVAEFKLLTVLLERPRMVLSRDQLLDLSQGISAGPLDRKIDNQISRLRRKLEPDILRPRIIKTIRSGGYCLSVDVEVSE; the protein is encoded by the coding sequence ATGCAACACGCGCCACATATTCTCGTCGTGGATGACCATGAACAGATCCGGAAAAGTGTAACCCGCTATCTGGAAAAGAATGGCATGCGAGCAACCGCTGCCAAGGATGCGGCGGAGATGGACGCGAAGCTGGCTGTCGGAAGCTTCGACCTACTGGTCCTGGATATCATGATGCCTGGCGAGGATGGCCTTTCCGTTTGCCAACGTCTGTCAAGCGAAGGGCGACTGCCGATCATCATGTTGACCGCGCTCGGTGAAGATGCGGACCGTATTGTCGGTTTGGAGATCGGTGCGGACGATTATCTTCCCAAGCCGTTTAATCCACGCGAACTCCTTGCGAGGATCAAAGCCGTCCTGCGAAGAAGCGAGCACAAAGAAGCCTTCACCGGATCTCTGAGCGGCCGCAAAGTCCGCTTTGCACACCTTACCTTGGATGTAGACCGGCAGGTGCTTCTCGACGACGCGGGACAAGAGACCGCTCTTACGGTCGCAGAATTCAAACTGCTGACGGTCCTTCTGGAGCGCCCTCGGATGGTGTTGAGCCGCGATCAGTTGCTAGATCTTTCTCAGGGCATTTCCGCTGGTCCGTTGGACAGGAAAATTGACAACCAGATTTCGCGCCTTCGGCGAAAGCTCGAGCCCGACATTCTCCGTCCACGTATTATCAAGACGATCAGAAGCGGCGGCTACTGCCTGTCGGTCGACGTCGAGGTGTCCGAATGA